The DNA window AGGGTAAAATTAACGTTGTTCACCGCATGAACCACGCCCTCCCTGGTATGGAATCTCACGCTGAGTTCTCTGACATCCAGCAGTTTATCTTGTTCCATATGAGTCTCTCCTTAAATTTAATTCTGAACGTTGCGCAGTCTGGGATCTAAAATATCTCTGAGGCCGTCTCCCAATATATTAAATCCGAGCACCGCCAGGCAGATAAAAACACCTGGAAATACTGCGGACCACCATGCCAGCTCCAGCCATTCCTTTCCGTTGCTCAACATCACGCCCCATGATGGAATATCCGGCTCCACGCCAATCCCAAGAAAGCTCAGGGATGCCTCTGCCAGTATCGCAAACGCCAGGGACAGGGTCACTTGCACAATAACCGGCGACAGTATATTGGGAATGATATGCTGGAAAATGATCGTCCTGTTTGGCACTCCGATAGAACGTGAAGCTTCAATATACAGGGAACCCCGGATAGACAGAACCGCACCCCTGGCGATTCTCGCAAAAATCGGCGTGTACACGATGCCGATGGCAATTACAATATTGTTCAGGCTGGCACCCAGAATAGACATAATGAGCAGAGCCAGGAGCACCTCCGGA is part of the [Clostridium] symbiosum genome and encodes:
- a CDS encoding ABC transporter permease, which translates into the protein MKDFFNRYIHNRLAVIGSAILLIFILLAIFAPLIAPYDPYFMDGTAVLQAPGGAHPLGTDNMGRDILSRVIYGSRISLWVSIVSVSIATVLGLILGVAAGYFGGVLDTLLSRLTDIMFSFPEVLLALLIMSILGASLNNIVIAIGIVYTPIFARIARGAVLSIRGSLYIEASRSIGVPNRTIIFQHIIPNILSPVIVQVTLSLAFAILAEASLSFLGIGVEPDIPSWGVMLSNGKEWLELAWWSAVFPGVFICLAVLGFNILGDGLRDILDPRLRNVQN